One part of the Glycine max cultivar Williams 82 chromosome 14, Glycine_max_v4.0, whole genome shotgun sequence genome encodes these proteins:
- the LOC100792222 gene encoding protein PHOSPHATE-INDUCED 1 yields MMASPTSPRVLFLSLFVTLSMILHLSSARKLSESDPQLQFQYHRGPLLTGKISVNLIWYGKFKPSQKAIVADFITSLSSSKPLTAQPSVATWWKATDKYYKNSFPKLALSLGSQIVDENYSLGKSLTTNQILKLASKGPQRNAINIVLTSAEVAVEGFCSSRCGTHGSSVGARVNGKRYKFAYMWVGNSETQCPGQCAWPFHQPIYGPQNPAPLVAPNNDVGLDGMVINVASLLAGTVTNPFGNGYFQGPKEAPLEAGSACTGVYGKGAYPGYAGNLLVDPTTGASYNANGVNGRKYLLPALVDPKTSSCSTLV; encoded by the coding sequence ATGATGGCCTCTCCTACATCTCCAAGAGTTCTCTTCTTGAGTCTCTTTGTAACTCTTTCCATGATTTTACATTTGAGTTCAGCCAGGAAGTTGTCTGAGTCAGACCCCCAATTGCAGTTCCAATACCACAGAGGCCCTCTCCTCACAGGCAAAATCTCCGTAAACCTAATTTGGTACGGTAAGTTCAAACCTTCTCAGAAAGCCATTGTTGCTGATTTCATCACCTCTCTCTCCTCTTCCAAACCCCTCACCGCCCAACCATCCGTTGCCACGTGGTGGAAAGCCACCGACAAATACTACAAAAACTCGTTCCCCAAACTTGCACTCTCCCTAGGGTCCCAAATCGTTGATGAAAACTACTCTCTAGGAAAATCACTCACCACCAACCAAATCTTAAAACTCGCGTCCAAGGGTCCACAGAGAAACGCCATCAACATCGTTCTAACTTCTGCTGAAGTGGCAGTGGAGGGGTTCTGTTCGAGTAGGTGCGGAACACACGGGTCCTCCGTGGGGGCGCGTGTGAACGGTAAGAGGTATAAGTTCGCCTACATGTGGGTGGGTAACTCAGAGACACAGTGCCCTGGTCAATGCGCGTGGCCGTTCCACCAACCCATTTACGGTCCCCAGAACCCAGCACCTTTGGTTGCACCCAACAACGACGTGGGTCTCGACGGCATGGTTATCAACGTGGCTAGTCTTCTTGCTGGGACTGTCACTAACCCTTTTGGAAATGGCTACTTTCAAGGACCCAAAGAAGCTCCTTTGGAAGCTGGTTCGGCTTGCACTGGGGTTTATGGTAAGGGCGCGTATCCTGGCTATGCAGGGAATCTCTTGGTGGACCCCACCACCGGTGCCAGTTACAACGCGAATGGGGTCAACGGAAGGAAGTATCTGTTGCCAGCTCTTGTTGATCCTAAAACCTCATCTTGTTCCACGCTCGTGTAA
- the LOC100792751 gene encoding protein EXORDIUM-like 2 translates to MALSHQFSYLLFLLLILLSSLPNISQATSRAPNRMLALVQKQPLVLKYHKGPLLKGNITLHLLWYGTFTPTQRSIVIDFLESLTSTSSPESPSVSTWWKTTESYRGGPCTLVVGNQILDENYSLGKSLKNDNLVALASNPKLNSAPGDRVVHVILTAADVAVEDFCMNQCGTHGRGKNGNSEKIAYAWVGNSVTQCPGQCAWPFHQPLYGPQTPPLVAPNGDVGVDGMVINLATVLAGAVTNPFEDGYYQGPASAPLEAVSACTGIFGKGAYPGYAGDVLAENATGVSYNAVGMRGRKFLLPAMWDPLTSTCKTLV, encoded by the coding sequence ATGGCTCTTTCACACCAATTTTCCTATCTCCTCTTCCTCCTTCTAATTCTCTTATCTTCTCTCCCAAACATTTCCCAAGCCACCTCTCGTGCCCCAAATCGCATGTTAGCTTTGGTTCAAAAACAACCACTTGTCCTAAAATACCACAAAGGTCCCCTTCTTAAGGGCAACATTACGCTCCATTTGCTATGGTACGGTACATTCACCCCCACGCAACGCTCTATAGTCATCGACTTCCTCGAATCCCTAACCTCCACGTCATCACCTGAATCCCCTTCAGTTTCCACGTGGTGGAAAACCACCGAGAGCTACAGGGGAGGCCCCTGCACCCTCGTCGTAGGGAACCAAATCCTCGACGAGAATTACTCCCTCGGAAAATCACTCAAAAACGACAACCTCGTAGCTCTCGCGTCGAATCCGAAACTAAATTCGGCGCCCGGGGATCGCGTCGTCCACGTCATCCTCACCGCTGCTGACGTGGCGGTGGAGGACTTCTGCATGAACCAGTGTGGGACCCACGGCAGGGGCAAGAACGGAAATTCCGAAAAGATCGCGTACGCGTGGGTGGGGAATTCAGTTACGCAGTGTCCGGGGCAGTGCGCGTGGCCGTTCCACCAACCATTATACGGTCCCCAAACGCCGCCGTTAGTGGCGCCTAACGGCGATGTTGGGGTTGACGGAATGGTGATAAATTTAGCGACGGTTTTGGCTGGGGCTGTTACGAATCCGTTTGAGGACGGTTACTACCAGGGGCCGGCGAGTGCGCCGCTTGAGGCGGTGTCGGCGTGCACCGGGATTTTCGGGAAGGGGGCGTATCCAGGCTACGCCGGGGACGTTCTGGCGGAGAACGCGACGGGGGTGAGCTACAACGCGGTGGGGATGCGCGGCCGGAAGTTCCTTCTGCCGGCGATGTGGGACCCACTCACCTCCACCTGCAAGACACTCGTGTGA